Proteins encoded together in one Aeromonas encheleia window:
- the ppk2 gene encoding polyphosphate kinase 2, giving the protein MASKKKSKPEQPVLAEELKALGTKEYEKELRRLHVELVKLQQWVVHKGLKVCIVFEGRDGAGKGGTIKAITERVSPRVFRVVALPAPTEREKSQLYVQRYVPHLPAAGEVVIFDRSWYNRAGVERIMGFCTPEASDKFLASTPQMEWSMVDSGIILLKYWLEVSPEEQERRLRDRIDDGRKTWKLSPMDIKSFDRWDDYTEARDAMFVATDTSWAPWFVARSEDKKRVRLNIISHLLTHIPYEELPAEPVKLPKRKIGKVKPTDHPFRFIPEPF; this is encoded by the coding sequence ATGGCTAGCAAAAAAAAATCCAAACCTGAACAGCCGGTACTGGCCGAGGAGCTCAAGGCGCTCGGCACCAAGGAGTACGAGAAGGAGCTGCGGCGCCTGCACGTGGAGCTGGTGAAGCTGCAGCAGTGGGTGGTGCACAAGGGGCTCAAGGTGTGCATCGTATTCGAGGGACGCGACGGCGCCGGCAAGGGCGGCACCATCAAGGCCATCACCGAGCGGGTCAGCCCGCGGGTGTTCAGGGTCGTGGCCCTGCCCGCCCCCACCGAGCGGGAGAAGAGCCAGCTCTATGTCCAGCGTTACGTCCCCCATCTGCCCGCCGCCGGCGAGGTCGTCATCTTCGATCGCAGCTGGTACAACAGGGCGGGGGTGGAGCGGATCATGGGCTTCTGCACCCCGGAGGCGAGCGACAAGTTCCTGGCCAGCACGCCGCAGATGGAGTGGTCCATGGTCGATTCGGGCATCATCTTGCTGAAATACTGGCTGGAGGTGAGCCCGGAGGAGCAGGAGCGCCGGTTGCGGGATCGCATCGACGATGGTCGCAAGACCTGGAAACTCTCGCCGATGGACATCAAGTCATTCGATCGCTGGGATGACTACACCGAGGCGCGGGATGCCATGTTTGTCGCCACCGACACCAGTTGGGCCCCCTGGTTCGTGGCCCGCTCCGAGGACAAGAAGCGGGTGCGGCTCAACATCATCTCCCACCTGCTGACCCATATCCCCTACGAGGAGCTGCCGGCCGAACCGGTCAAGCTGCCCAAGCGCAAGATCGGCAAGGTCAAGCCCACCGACCACCCGTTCCGCTTCATCCCAGAACCCTTCTGA
- a CDS encoding SulP family inorganic anion transporter, whose amino-acid sequence MSSPASAPRRSLSDLLAGVTASAVVLPKAMAYATVAGLPVAIGLYTAFVPMLLYALLGSSRVLSVSSTSTLAILTATQLGVVVPDGDPGQLLIVTATLTLLVGAMLMLAAVLRLGFVANFISLPVLVGFKSGIGLVIILDQLPKLFGVHIQKENFFMDLYHLGQALPETSWLTLGVALVTLVVLVFMEWRFPHSPAPLLGVGIGIALVWGWGLNEAGVAIVGAIPTGLPSLTMPDLELVLQLLPGAAGIALMSFTETIAAGRAFVGEGEPEINPNRELVATGLANLGGAFCGSMPAGGGTSQTAVVRSVGGLSQWASAVTAAMALATMIFLAPLLSWLPNATLAVVVIVYSVGLIQPGEFRKIGQIRMMEFRWAAIACLGVLLFGTLQGIVVAILASLLGLASQTAQPQVYVIGRKPGEDVLRPLAERHPDDETIPGLLILRPEGRLFFINVQYVAAQIRQLIETHQPEVVVLDMSRVQDVEYSALMMLMEGEQHARARGVNLWLAGLNPGVLENVRRCGLASQLGAGRMLFNARAAIRQYQQGKG is encoded by the coding sequence ATGTCATCACCCGCGTCGGCGCCAAGGCGCTCCCTGTCCGATCTGCTGGCCGGCGTCACCGCGTCGGCGGTCGTGCTGCCCAAGGCCATGGCCTATGCCACCGTGGCCGGTCTGCCGGTGGCGATCGGTCTCTACACCGCCTTCGTTCCCATGTTGCTCTACGCCCTGCTGGGCTCTTCCCGGGTGCTCAGCGTCAGCTCCACCAGCACCCTGGCGATCCTGACCGCGACCCAGCTCGGGGTGGTGGTGCCGGATGGCGATCCCGGCCAGCTGCTCATTGTGACGGCCACCCTGACCCTGCTGGTGGGGGCCATGCTGATGCTGGCGGCGGTGCTGCGGCTCGGCTTCGTGGCGAACTTCATCTCCCTGCCGGTGCTGGTGGGGTTCAAGAGCGGCATCGGGCTGGTCATCATCCTCGATCAGCTGCCCAAGTTGTTCGGGGTGCACATCCAGAAGGAGAACTTCTTCATGGATCTCTACCACCTGGGGCAGGCCTTGCCCGAGACCTCCTGGCTGACGCTGGGGGTCGCCCTCGTCACCCTGGTGGTGCTGGTGTTCATGGAGTGGCGTTTCCCACACTCCCCGGCTCCCTTGCTGGGGGTGGGCATCGGCATAGCGCTGGTGTGGGGCTGGGGCTTGAACGAGGCAGGGGTCGCCATCGTCGGGGCCATTCCCACCGGCCTGCCCAGCCTGACGATGCCGGATCTGGAGCTGGTGCTGCAGCTGCTGCCGGGGGCTGCGGGGATAGCGCTGATGAGCTTCACCGAGACCATAGCCGCCGGCCGGGCCTTCGTGGGGGAGGGGGAGCCCGAGATCAATCCGAACCGCGAGCTGGTGGCCACCGGGCTGGCCAACCTGGGCGGCGCCTTCTGCGGCAGCATGCCGGCGGGGGGCGGCACCTCCCAGACCGCGGTGGTCCGCTCCGTCGGGGGGCTGAGCCAGTGGGCCTCCGCCGTCACGGCCGCGATGGCGCTGGCCACCATGATCTTCCTCGCCCCCCTGCTGTCCTGGTTGCCGAACGCCACCCTGGCGGTGGTGGTCATCGTCTACTCGGTGGGTCTCATCCAGCCGGGGGAGTTTCGCAAGATAGGGCAGATCCGCATGATGGAGTTCCGCTGGGCCGCCATCGCCTGCCTGGGGGTGCTGCTGTTTGGCACCCTGCAGGGGATAGTGGTGGCGATCCTGGCCTCCCTGCTGGGGCTCGCCAGCCAGACGGCGCAGCCCCAGGTCTATGTGATTGGCCGCAAGCCGGGGGAGGATGTGCTGCGCCCGCTCGCCGAGCGCCACCCCGATGACGAGACGATCCCGGGCCTGCTGATCCTGCGGCCGGAGGGGCGCCTGTTCTTCATCAATGTGCAGTATGTGGCCGCCCAGATCCGCCAGCTGATCGAGACCCACCAGCCCGAGGTGGTGGTGCTGGACATGAGCCGGGTGCAGGATGTGGAGTACTCGGCGCTGATGATGCTGATGGAGGGGGAGCAGCATGCGCGCGCCAGGGGGGTCAACCTCTGGCTGGCCGGGCTCAATCCCGGGGTGCTGGAGAACGTGCGCCGCTGCGGTCTGGCCAGCCAGCTGGGGGCCGGCCGCATGCTGTTCAACGCCAGGGCGGCGATCCGCCAATATCAACAGGGCAAGGGGTGA
- the rhaM gene encoding L-rhamnose mutarotase, protein MIRKAFLMSVHPGCETEYRRRHDEIWPALAETLKAHGASNYSIFLDSKSCQLFAYVEIEDEARWEAVADTAICREWWGYMKSLMPSHPDDSPISRELVSVFCLP, encoded by the coding sequence ATGATCCGCAAGGCATTTCTGATGTCGGTTCACCCCGGCTGCGAGACGGAATACCGCCGTCGTCACGATGAGATCTGGCCAGCCCTGGCCGAGACCCTGAAGGCACATGGGGCCAGCAACTACAGCATCTTTCTCGACTCCAAGAGCTGCCAGCTGTTTGCCTACGTCGAGATAGAGGACGAGGCACGCTGGGAGGCGGTGGCGGACACCGCCATCTGCCGGGAGTGGTGGGGCTACATGAAGAGCCTCATGCCCTCCCACCCGGATGACAGCCCGATCAGCCGGGAGCTGGTCTCGGTCTTCTGCCTGCCGTGA
- the rhaT gene encoding L-rhamnose/proton symporter RhaT — protein MSAIASGIGWHLVGAASAASFYAPLSKVKKWSWETTWALAGLFSWILLPWFVTSLLIEDFASFYSVVDSKAFWGMFLFGAMWGVGNVNYGLTMRYLGMSLGIGIAIGVTLVVGTLMPPILRGEFGTLIGTSSGQITLSGVLVALVGIGIVTWAGHQKEQSLGTATKEFNLRKGLGLAVMCGIFSSGFAFGLEAAAPIKQASLALGIDPLYAMLPSYGIIMGGGAIVNMAFCFIRLATRPELSLRKDLAQPLPSLLINGLLAATGGIMWYLQFFFYAWGEASIPEHLSFVNWMLHMSGYVLCGGIVGLLMAEWKGVGTRPVRILCIGMLVIVGAANLVGMGMA, from the coding sequence ATGTCTGCTATCGCATCAGGAATCGGTTGGCACCTGGTTGGCGCCGCCTCCGCCGCCTCCTTCTATGCCCCCCTCAGCAAGGTCAAGAAATGGTCGTGGGAGACGACCTGGGCCCTGGCCGGCCTCTTCTCCTGGATCCTGCTGCCCTGGTTCGTCACCTCCCTGCTGATCGAGGACTTCGCCTCCTTCTACAGCGTGGTGGACAGCAAGGCGTTCTGGGGCATGTTCCTGTTCGGCGCCATGTGGGGCGTTGGCAACGTCAACTATGGCCTCACCATGCGCTACCTCGGCATGTCCCTCGGCATCGGCATCGCCATCGGGGTCACTCTGGTGGTCGGCACCCTGATGCCCCCCATTCTGCGTGGCGAGTTTGGCACCCTGATCGGCACCTCCAGCGGCCAGATCACCCTGTCGGGAGTGCTGGTCGCCCTGGTCGGCATCGGCATCGTGACTTGGGCCGGTCACCAGAAGGAGCAGAGCCTGGGCACGGCGACCAAGGAGTTCAACCTGAGGAAGGGGCTCGGCCTCGCGGTCATGTGCGGCATCTTCTCGTCGGGCTTCGCCTTCGGGCTGGAGGCGGCAGCCCCCATCAAGCAGGCCTCGCTGGCGCTGGGCATAGACCCTCTCTATGCCATGCTGCCGAGCTACGGCATCATCATGGGCGGCGGTGCCATAGTGAACATGGCCTTCTGCTTCATCCGCCTGGCCACCCGCCCCGAGCTGTCGCTGCGCAAGGATCTGGCCCAGCCACTGCCGAGCCTGCTGATCAACGGCCTGCTGGCCGCTACCGGTGGCATCATGTGGTACCTGCAGTTCTTCTTCTATGCCTGGGGTGAGGCGAGCATTCCCGAGCACCTCTCCTTCGTGAACTGGATGCTGCACATGAGCGGCTACGTGCTCTGCGGTGGGATCGTGGGGTTGCTGATGGCGGAATGGAAAGGGGTAGGGACGCGCCCGGTGCGCATTCTCTGCATCGGCATGCTGGTGATCGTCGGGGCCGCCAACCTGGTTGGCATGGGCATGGCGTGA
- a CDS encoding L-rhamnose isomerase, which produces MNPNIETAFALAKQQYAALGVDVDQALATLATIPVSMHCWQGDDVGGFEAEAGDLTGGIQATGNYPGKARNATELRRDLDLAMSLIPGAKRLNLHAIYLESEVPVARDQIEPKHFANWVNWANAKGIGLDFNPSCFSHPLSADGMTLAHPDPEIRRFWIDHCKASRRVSASFGQALGTPSVMNIWIPDGMKDLPADRLGPRQRLMAALDEVLAEPLDEAHHIDAVESKLFGIGAESYTVGSNEFYLGYASSRDIALCLDAGHFHPTEVISDKISAASLFVRHLLLHVSRPVRWDSDHVVLLDDETQAIANEIVRNDLLARVHVGLDFFDASINRIAAWVIGTRNMKKALLRALIEPIALLRQAEQQGDYATRLALMEETRSLPWQAVWDYACAQEGVPVGTDWLAVVKGYETEVLSARR; this is translated from the coding sequence ATGAACCCGAATATTGAAACCGCCTTCGCCCTGGCCAAACAGCAATATGCCGCGCTCGGCGTCGACGTCGACCAGGCGCTGGCGACCCTGGCCACCATTCCCGTCTCCATGCACTGCTGGCAGGGGGATGACGTCGGTGGCTTCGAGGCCGAGGCCGGCGATCTGACCGGCGGCATCCAGGCGACCGGCAACTACCCGGGCAAGGCCCGCAACGCCACCGAGCTGCGACGGGATCTCGACCTGGCGATGTCGCTGATCCCCGGGGCCAAACGCCTCAACCTGCACGCCATCTACCTGGAGTCCGAGGTCCCGGTGGCGCGCGACCAGATAGAGCCGAAGCACTTCGCCAACTGGGTGAACTGGGCCAATGCGAAGGGGATTGGGCTCGACTTCAACCCCAGCTGCTTCTCTCACCCGCTGAGTGCCGATGGCATGACACTGGCGCACCCGGATCCCGAGATCCGCCGCTTCTGGATCGATCACTGCAAGGCCAGCCGCCGCGTCTCCGCCTCCTTCGGCCAGGCGCTGGGTACCCCCTCGGTGATGAACATCTGGATCCCGGACGGCATGAAGGATCTGCCTGCCGACCGGCTGGGGCCCCGCCAACGCCTGATGGCCGCCCTGGACGAGGTGCTGGCCGAGCCGCTGGACGAGGCCCATCACATCGATGCGGTGGAGAGCAAGCTGTTCGGCATAGGTGCCGAGTCCTATACCGTCGGCTCGAACGAGTTCTACCTGGGCTATGCCAGCTCCCGCGACATCGCGCTCTGCCTGGATGCCGGCCACTTCCACCCCACCGAGGTCATCAGCGACAAGATCAGCGCGGCCTCCCTGTTCGTCCGCCACCTGCTGCTGCACGTCAGCCGCCCGGTGCGCTGGGACAGCGACCACGTGGTGCTGCTGGACGACGAGACCCAGGCCATCGCCAACGAGATAGTGCGCAACGATCTGCTGGCACGGGTGCATGTCGGGCTCGACTTTTTCGATGCCTCCATCAACCGCATCGCGGCCTGGGTCATCGGCACCCGCAACATGAAGAAGGCGCTGCTGCGCGCCCTGATCGAACCCATAGCCCTGCTGCGTCAGGCCGAGCAGCAGGGGGATTACGCCACCCGTCTCGCCCTGATGGAAGAGACCCGCAGCCTGCCCTGGCAGGCGGTCTGGGACTATGCCTGTGCTCAGGAAGGGGTACCGGTCGGTACCGACTGGCTGGCGGTGGTCAAGGGTTATGAGACCGAGGTGCTGTCGGCGCGTCGCTGA
- the rhaB gene encoding rhamnulokinase, translating into MSVNIAAVDLGASSGRVIWARYDPVTQDIAMQEMHRFANGMVQIDGQDCWEPERLFSNILHGLEKIDAAGVRLDAVGIDAWGVDFVLLDAAGKMLGEAVAYRDDRTDGVPERLWQQLPREAIYRRSGIQFLKFNSLYQVRALLDEQPAWLAQAARLLLIPDYLHYRLSGELSCEFTNASTSQLVNARSRDWDPDLLALIGEGANWLQPITAPGTRLGHWTSPSGHQVSVILPATHDTGSAIVATPLAGSGAAYISSGTWSLVGVERQAPITDEAAEAANLTNEGGVEGTWRLLKNVMGLWLVQRLQALWPSQSFATLVAQAEQAMPFAYLIHPNDERFLNPPCMRTAIQQFCQETGQGRPQTAGELVRCVLDSLALCYDRVLGELEAVTGEPITTLHIVGGGSQNQLLNRLCADICQRTVLTGPVEASALGNIGWQLKGLGLLQDLADVRRLIRHNTRIETLEPCEIPQLDRHRKHFAALCAHSHSDTLIEEVV; encoded by the coding sequence ATGTCAGTCAATATTGCAGCAGTGGATTTGGGTGCCTCCAGCGGGCGAGTAATATGGGCCCGCTATGATCCGGTCACACAAGATATCGCCATGCAGGAGATGCACCGCTTCGCCAACGGCATGGTGCAGATCGACGGGCAGGATTGCTGGGAGCCGGAGCGCCTCTTCTCCAACATTCTGCACGGGCTGGAAAAAATCGATGCCGCCGGTGTGCGACTCGACGCGGTCGGCATCGACGCCTGGGGCGTCGACTTCGTGCTGCTGGATGCGGCCGGCAAGATGCTCGGCGAGGCGGTGGCCTATCGCGACGATCGCACCGACGGCGTGCCGGAGCGGCTGTGGCAGCAGTTGCCACGGGAGGCCATCTACCGCCGCAGCGGCATCCAGTTTCTGAAATTCAACAGCCTGTACCAGGTCCGGGCGCTGCTTGACGAGCAGCCGGCCTGGCTGGCCCAGGCCGCTCGCCTGCTGCTGATCCCGGACTACCTGCACTACCGCCTGAGCGGCGAGCTGAGCTGCGAATTCACCAATGCCTCCACCAGCCAGCTGGTCAACGCCCGCAGCCGTGACTGGGATCCCGATCTGCTGGCGCTGATCGGGGAGGGGGCCAACTGGCTGCAACCCATCACGGCCCCCGGCACCCGGCTGGGGCACTGGACCAGCCCCTCCGGCCATCAGGTCAGCGTCATCCTGCCCGCGACCCACGACACCGGCTCGGCCATAGTCGCCACCCCGCTGGCCGGGAGTGGGGCCGCCTACATCAGCTCCGGCACCTGGTCACTGGTCGGGGTCGAGCGCCAGGCCCCTATCACCGACGAGGCCGCAGAGGCGGCCAACCTGACCAACGAAGGGGGGGTGGAGGGCACCTGGCGTCTGCTCAAGAACGTCATGGGGCTCTGGCTGGTGCAGCGGCTGCAGGCACTGTGGCCCAGCCAGAGCTTCGCCACCCTGGTGGCACAGGCCGAGCAGGCCATGCCCTTCGCCTACCTCATCCACCCCAACGATGAGCGCTTCCTCAATCCCCCCTGCATGCGTACGGCGATCCAGCAGTTCTGTCAGGAGACGGGGCAGGGCAGGCCGCAGACGGCGGGGGAGCTGGTGCGCTGCGTGCTGGACAGCCTGGCGCTCTGCTACGACCGGGTGCTTGGCGAGCTGGAGGCCGTCACCGGCGAGCCCATCACGACACTGCACATCGTCGGGGGGGGCTCCCAGAATCAACTGCTCAACCGCCTCTGCGCCGACATCTGCCAGCGCACCGTGCTGACCGGGCCGGTGGAGGCCTCGGCGCTCGGCAACATCGGCTGGCAGCTCAAGGGGCTGGGCCTCTTGCAGGATCTGGCGGACGTGCGCCGGCTGATCCGCCACAACACCCGCATCGAAACCCTGGAACCCTGTGAGATCCCGCAGCTGGATCGCCACCGGAAACACTTTGCCGCGCTCTGTGCGCACAGCCATTCAGATACCTTAATCGAGGAAGTTGTATGA
- a CDS encoding helix-turn-helix domain-containing protein: protein MKSPIMFRLQQTDFFDQNRIISVLPRAPQEPFPEHCHSFHELVLIKSGCAIHITDGSAVHISRGSVFYLREDDAHMFDQMKDLCLTNVLFRPEGFHLAGDLEQMLQTSCHPGSGVLRLPAHLQAHSETLLGQIAQESDRRDACSPVMIEALFSQLAVLLWRTQQRALTGEQGEADQARLSSLISYLDENYREEIDWSELSERFTIPLRTLNRKIQEHTGLTPNNYLGRLRLCRASWLLSHTEKSVTEIAFESGFNDGNYFSSKFHHVFEATPLQYRKRYK from the coding sequence ATGAAGAGTCCGATCATGTTTCGTCTGCAGCAGACCGACTTCTTTGACCAGAACCGGATCATCAGCGTGTTACCGCGTGCCCCTCAGGAGCCCTTCCCGGAGCACTGCCATTCGTTTCATGAATTGGTGCTGATCAAGTCTGGCTGCGCCATCCACATCACGGACGGCAGTGCGGTACACATCAGCCGGGGCAGCGTGTTCTACCTGCGGGAGGACGATGCCCACATGTTCGATCAGATGAAGGATCTCTGCCTGACCAATGTGCTGTTCCGGCCAGAAGGATTCCACCTTGCCGGCGATCTGGAGCAGATGCTGCAGACCAGCTGCCACCCGGGGAGCGGGGTGCTGCGCCTGCCCGCCCATCTGCAGGCCCATAGCGAGACCCTGCTGGGCCAGATAGCGCAGGAGAGCGATCGGCGGGATGCCTGCTCTCCGGTGATGATCGAGGCCCTGTTCAGCCAGCTGGCGGTGCTGCTCTGGCGCACCCAGCAGCGCGCCCTGACCGGCGAGCAGGGGGAGGCCGATCAGGCGCGGCTATCGTCCCTCATCAGCTATCTCGATGAAAATTATCGGGAAGAGATCGACTGGAGTGAATTATCCGAGCGCTTCACCATTCCGCTGCGCACCCTGAATCGGAAAATACAGGAACACACGGGTTTGACGCCCAATAACTATCTTGGCCGGCTCAGATTATGCCGCGCCTCCTGGTTGCTCAGTCATACCGAAAAATCCGTGACCGAGATCGCGTTCGAAAGCGGATTCAATGATGGAAATTATTTCTCGAGCAAGTTTCATCATGTATTTGAAGCAACCCCACTGCAATATCGAAAGCGCTATAAATAA
- a CDS encoding iron-containing alcohol dehydrogenase, which yields MSFTLCLPQLSLSGRGAIQDLVVLMSQQPARRPLIVTEQALLTFGLLDALLAALRDQGFNPVIFDGVLANPTDRVVEAALASWQEGGCDALIGFGGGSAMDTAKAIRALVANPGKPIHAFEGIGKVVHRGPFMACVSTTSGTAAEVTSNAVITDTGRKVKMVIIDPALIPEVAVNDPTLMTGLPAAVTAATGMDALTHAIEAYVSIGAHVLTDHSALAAIRLIAEYLPQAVADGQDLTAREMMAHGQFLAGMAFNSAGLGYVHSLAHQPGATHNLPHGVCNAILLPVVCAFNLQVRTARFAEIAAAMGVDTGALSEEAAAHAAIEAIRALSSRVGIPSGLRELGIRPEDLPGWVDAAEADPCSGCAPRPASKAELLALYQAAF from the coding sequence ATGAGCTTCACACTCTGTCTGCCCCAACTCAGCCTCTCGGGCCGCGGCGCCATCCAGGATCTGGTCGTGCTGATGAGCCAGCAACCCGCCCGCCGACCACTGATAGTGACCGAGCAGGCGCTGCTGACGTTCGGCCTGCTGGATGCTCTGCTCGCCGCCTTGCGCGATCAGGGGTTCAACCCGGTGATCTTCGACGGCGTCCTGGCCAACCCGACCGACAGGGTCGTCGAGGCGGCGCTGGCGAGCTGGCAGGAGGGAGGTTGTGATGCCCTCATCGGCTTTGGCGGCGGCAGCGCCATGGATACCGCCAAGGCGATCCGCGCCCTGGTGGCCAACCCCGGCAAGCCGATCCATGCGTTCGAGGGGATCGGCAAGGTCGTCCACCGCGGCCCCTTCATGGCGTGCGTCAGCACCACCTCGGGCACGGCCGCCGAGGTGACCAGCAACGCGGTGATCACCGACACCGGGCGCAAGGTGAAGATGGTCATCATAGATCCGGCCCTGATCCCCGAGGTGGCGGTCAACGATCCTACCCTGATGACAGGGCTGCCGGCCGCCGTGACCGCCGCCACCGGCATGGACGCACTGACCCATGCCATCGAGGCCTATGTCTCCATCGGTGCCCACGTGCTGACCGATCACTCGGCCCTCGCCGCTATCCGCTTGATCGCCGAATACCTGCCGCAGGCGGTGGCAGACGGCCAGGATCTCACCGCACGCGAGATGATGGCGCACGGCCAGTTCCTCGCCGGCATGGCGTTCAACAGCGCCGGGCTCGGCTATGTGCACTCGTTGGCCCACCAGCCGGGCGCCACCCATAACCTGCCCCACGGCGTCTGCAATGCCATCCTGCTGCCGGTGGTCTGCGCGTTCAACCTGCAGGTCAGGACGGCGCGTTTCGCCGAGATAGCGGCCGCCATGGGAGTCGACACCGGCGCCCTGAGCGAGGAGGCCGCAGCCCACGCCGCCATCGAGGCCATCCGGGCGCTCTCCAGCCGGGTCGGCATCCCCTCCGGCCTGCGTGAGCTCGGCATCCGGCCAGAGGATCTGCCGGGCTGGGTCGATGCAGCCGAAGCTGACCCCTGCTCCGGCTGCGCGCCGAGACCGGCCAGCAAGGCCGAGCTGCTGGCGCTCTATCAGGCCGCCTTCTGA
- the rhaD gene encoding rhamnulose-1-phosphate aldolase encodes MQQIEFNAAVLAEIEKVVEVSAYLWQREWAERNGGNISVDLTDIFGPAPTDLSGYPHCPLSMVGGEGAFPADSAGHLFFVKGTGERIRELRNPDLAGCVLRIDDEARGYHILWGGRGLHDYRPTSEFISHVEIIMDKQRRGAADRCVVHTHPLELIALSHHPHYARDSASYTHACWKMLPEVRAFVPRGIAVVPYCMPGSQTMADGTTAALRQHDVAIWEKHGAVATGIDALMAFDFVDVANKGAKLHLMCLASGFEPEGVSARDMQELQETFGL; translated from the coding sequence ATGCAGCAGATTGAATTCAATGCGGCCGTGCTGGCTGAAATCGAGAAGGTGGTCGAGGTGTCCGCCTACCTGTGGCAACGGGAGTGGGCCGAGCGCAATGGCGGCAACATCTCGGTCGATCTCACCGACATCTTCGGGCCGGCGCCGACCGATCTGAGCGGCTATCCCCACTGCCCGCTCTCCATGGTGGGCGGCGAGGGGGCCTTCCCGGCCGACAGCGCCGGTCACCTGTTCTTCGTCAAGGGCACCGGCGAGCGGATCCGCGAGCTGCGCAACCCGGATCTCGCGGGCTGTGTCTTGCGGATCGATGACGAGGCCCGCGGCTATCACATCCTGTGGGGCGGCCGCGGCCTGCACGACTACCGGCCGACCAGCGAGTTCATCTCCCACGTGGAGATCATCATGGACAAGCAACGCCGGGGCGCCGCCGACCGCTGCGTGGTCCACACCCACCCGCTGGAGCTGATCGCCCTCTCCCACCATCCGCATTACGCCCGCGACAGCGCGTCCTACACCCATGCCTGCTGGAAGATGCTGCCGGAGGTGCGCGCCTTCGTGCCCCGCGGCATCGCAGTGGTGCCCTACTGCATGCCCGGCAGCCAGACCATGGCGGACGGCACCACCGCCGCCCTGCGTCAGCATGATGTGGCGATCTGGGAGAAGCACGGCGCCGTGGCCACCGGCATCGATGCGCTGATGGCATTCGACTTCGTCGACGTAGCGAACAAGGGCGCCAAGCTGCACCTGATGTGCCTCGCCAGCGGCTTCGAACCTGAAGGGGTCAGCGCGCGGGACATGCAGGAGCTGCAGGAGACGTTCGGCCTCTAA
- a CDS encoding PQQ-dependent sugar dehydrogenase, translating to MLRLLALLLICLVTPVRALTLVPLVDGLAHPWGLAFLPEGELLISERPGRLLRIDAKGQRHVIAGLPPIANAGQGGLLDLALDQEGWLYLSYSEPGEGGAGTAVARARLQKDSLVDWQLLFRQVPKVAGGAHFGSRLLLTDDGYLYITLGDRFTERERAQSLDNHLGKTVRLHRDGRVPVDNPFVKEPGALPEIWSLGHRNMQGAALRPGSQQFWAHEHGPQGGDEVNLILPGHNYGWPKVTFGEEYGGGKIGSGTAAAGMVPPLWVWVPSIAPSGMTFYRGELFKAWRGDLFVGALRGQALLRLRLAGDKILSEERLLTDLGERIRTVKEGPDGALYLLTDAGNGRLLKLIP from the coding sequence TTGTTGCGACTGCTTGCACTGCTGCTGATCTGCCTGGTGACCCCGGTACGGGCGCTGACCCTGGTGCCGCTGGTGGACGGGCTGGCCCACCCCTGGGGGCTGGCCTTCCTGCCCGAGGGGGAGCTGCTGATCAGCGAGCGCCCCGGCCGCCTGCTGCGCATCGACGCCAAAGGCCAGCGCCACGTCATCGCCGGCCTGCCGCCCATCGCCAACGCGGGCCAGGGCGGCCTGCTCGATCTCGCCCTGGACCAGGAGGGCTGGCTCTATCTGAGCTACAGCGAGCCCGGCGAGGGGGGCGCCGGCACCGCCGTGGCCAGGGCCCGGCTGCAGAAAGACAGCCTGGTCGACTGGCAACTGCTGTTTCGTCAGGTGCCCAAGGTCGCCGGCGGCGCCCACTTCGGCTCCCGCCTGCTGTTGACCGATGACGGCTACCTCTACATCACCCTGGGGGATCGCTTCACCGAGCGGGAGCGGGCCCAGAGCCTGGACAACCACCTCGGCAAGACGGTGCGCCTGCACCGGGATGGCCGGGTACCCGTCGACAATCCTTTCGTCAAGGAGCCGGGCGCCCTGCCCGAGATCTGGAGCCTGGGCCATCGCAACATGCAGGGGGCGGCGCTGCGCCCCGGCAGCCAGCAGTTCTGGGCCCACGAGCACGGCCCCCAGGGCGGGGATGAGGTCAACCTCATCCTGCCCGGCCACAACTACGGCTGGCCCAAGGTGACCTTCGGCGAGGAGTATGGCGGTGGCAAGATAGGCTCGGGCACGGCGGCGGCGGGCATGGTGCCACCGCTCTGGGTCTGGGTTCCCTCCATCGCCCCCTCGGGCATGACCTTCTATCGGGGCGAGCTGTTCAAGGCATGGCGGGGGGATCTGTTCGTCGGCGCCCTGCGTGGCCAGGCCCTGTTGCGCCTGCGCCTGGCGGGGGACAAGATCCTCTCGGAGGAGCGGCTGCTGACCGATCTCGGGGAAAGGATCCGCACCGTCAAGGAGGGGCCGGACGGTGCCCTTTATCTATTGACCGATGCCGGCAACGGCCGCCTGCTCAAGCTGATCCCATGA